One genomic region from Salvia hispanica cultivar TCC Black 2014 chromosome 2, UniMelb_Shisp_WGS_1.0, whole genome shotgun sequence encodes:
- the LOC125204022 gene encoding glutamate receptor 2.8-like isoform X3 produces MLLFMCLCIDPLSGFNATAAKANVGIILDLDGTVGKICKTCISMAIEDFYSNRDYNTMIEPHFRDSRSDVVTAASAAIDLLKNTQVMAIIGPQRSIQADFVIDIGDKVEVPIISTATSPSVSLKNSSYFIRSAWSSSSQVKPIAAIVKKFGWREVVFVYEDSTYGSGLVPYLTVDLLKSNAVISQQSVISSNATEDQIRQELGKLMKMRTRVFVVHMLPGLASRFFKVAKEAGMMGKGYAWLIVDVLTSLLDSMDPQTMEAMQGVIGVKAYVPKSVELINFEKRWRKRFHMENPEMDRTELNIFGLWSYDSITVLAEAIERAGVTSPQFNRSVDGANLTDLGAIGTSLAGPPLLGWIRNHMARGLSGDFNISNGQLQPSAFRIVNVNGGKEISIGFWSEQCGISRELKPYDHQDDCLTGKENLDPIVWPGKENIVPKGWELAVNGEKFRVGVTAKIGFNEFLKVEKNEETGVVQATGFCIDVFEKVWENIPYSVPVEYVALGTEYRSNDEIMQKLDGKDLDAFVADITVTASRSKYIDFTFPYSESGVGIVVPIKPNERKNAWIFMKPLTTGLWLTIGAFVVYTGFVIWVLEHRVNKAFRGPPNQQVGMIFWFSFSTLVFAQREKVRSNLTRFVVIVWVFVVLVLTSSYTANLTSMLTVDQLQPKINSVNDLIKNGEFVGHQIGSFVSEFLTNNGIVESANLRSYSNVDQFHEALSKGSRNGGVGAIIDELPYIRLLLSKHCDKYTMIGPIYPTSGFGFAFPKGSPLVFDVSHEILRLKEDTDLMVRITEKWLGDEKDCPNANGALSKSQRLNLDSFKGLFLIAGVSSTLALAIFLSSFLYENRYLLESTASTKEKLLGLARIFSREKDESLSSKETTHPSEVGISVAASPAMSIPCDQDQGMFSQDEGFSTVEIFVKQRRQETYS; encoded by the exons ATGCTTTTGTTTATGTGCCTTTGCATTGACCCTTTGAGTGGTTTCAATGCAACTGCTGCAAAGGCTAATGTGGGAATCATTCTTGATCTCGACGGAACTGTGGGGAAGATATGCAAGACTTGCATCTCTATGGCAATCGAAGATTTCTACTCCAACCGCGATTACAACACCATGATCGAGCCTCATTTCAGAGACTCGAGGAGTGATGTTGTTACTGCAGCTTCTGCAG CTATAGATTTGTTAAAGAATACTCAAGTGATGGCGATAATCGGGCCACAAAGATCCATTCAAGCAGATTTTGTGATAGATATTGGTGACAAGGTGGAAGTTCCAATAATATCTACAGCAACGAGCCCGTCAGTATCCCTGAAAAACTCATCGTACTTCATCAGATCAGCGTGGTCTTCCTCTTCTCAGGTCAAACCAATTGCAGCAATTGTGAAGAAATTCGGATGGAGGGAGGTTGTTTTTGTGTACGAGGATTCAACCTATGGAAGCGGATTAGTGCCGTATTTGACTGTGGATCTGCTAAAGAGCAATGCTGTGATCTCGCAGCAAAGTGTTATTTCTTCTAATGCCACGGAGGATCAAATCCGACAGGAGCTCGGCAAGCTGATGAAGATGAGGACGAGGGTGTTCGTGGTTCATATGCTGCCAGGCCTTGCATCCCGTTTCTTCAAGGTGGCCAAAGAAGCAGGGATGATGGGCAAGGGGTATGCCTGGCTAATAGTTGACGTGCTAACGAGTCTCTTAGATTCTATGGATCCACAAACTATGGAGGCGATGCAAGGTGTAATAGGTGTGAAGGCTTACGTTCCAAAATCCGTTGAGCTTATTAACTTTGAAAAGAGATGGAGAAAGAGGTTTCATATGGAGAATCCAGAGATGGACAGAACAGAACTCAATATTTTTGGTCTATGGTCTTATGACAGCATCACAGTTTTGGCAGAGGCAATCGAACGAGCTGGTGTGACATCCCCGCAGTTCAATAGATCGGTTGATGGAGCAAATTTGACAGATTTGGGAGCAATAGGAACATCGTTGGCTGGACCACCACTTCTAGGTTGGATCAGAAACCACATGGCCAGAGGACTGAGTGGTGATTTTAACATAAGTAACGGCCAACTGCAGCCATCTGCATTTAGGATAGTTAATGTGAATGGCGGGAAAGAAATCTCAATTGGATTTTGGAGTGAACAATGTGGTATCTCAAGGGAGCTTAAGCCTTATGATCATCAAGATGATTGTTTGACCGGAAAGGAAAATCTTGACCCCATTGTATGGCCCGGGAAAGAAAATATAGTGCCTAAAGGGTGGGAACTTGCTGTGAATGGTGAAAAGTTTAGAGTTGGAGTTACAGCAAAAATTGGTTTCAATGAATTCCTTAAAGTTGAAAAGAATGAAGAAACAGGTGTTGTTCAAGCAACGGGTTTTTGCATTGATGTTTTTGAGAAGGTGTGGGAAAATATTCCGTATAGTGTCCCTGTCGAATATGTTGCATTGGGTACAGAATATAGGAGTAATGATGAAATTATGCAGAAGTTAGACGGAAAG GATCTTGATGCATTCGTGGCAGACATAACGGTCACAGCTAGCAGATCTAAGTACATAGATTTTACGTTCCCTTACTCAGAATCGGGAGTTGGCATTGTTGTTCCTATCAAGCCTAACGAGAGGAAGAATGCTTGGATTTTTATGAAACCTCTAACAACCGGCCTCTGGCTAACCATTGGCGCGTTCGTTGTCTACACTGGATTTGTCATTTGGGTTCTTGAGCATCGCGTAAATAAAGCATTTCGGGGTCCACCTAACCAGCAAGTTGGGATGATATTCTGGTTCTCATTCTCAACGCTTGTTTTTGCTCAAA GGGAGAAAGTAAGGAGCAACTTGACAAGATTTGTGGTGATCGTGTGGGTGTTCGTGGTGCTGGTTTTGACGTCAAGTTACACTGCAAACCTGACATCCATGCTAACAGTAGATCAACTGCAGCCTAAAATCAACAGTGTGAATGATCTGATAAAGAATGGAGAGTTTGTCGGCCACCAAATAGGCTCCTTCGTTAGTGAATTCTTGACAAACAATGGCATTGTTGAATCCGCGAACCTGAGAAGCTACAGCAATGTGGATCAATTCCACGAAGCTCTCTCCAAAGGCAGCAGAAATGGAGGAGTAGGCGCGATTATTGATGAACTCCCTTACATTAGGCTTCTCCTTTCCAAGCACTGCGACAAGTATACCATGATCGGTCCAATCTATCCAACTTCTGGCTTTGGTTTC GCATTTCCAAAGGGTTCGCCACTGGTTTTTGATGTTTCACACGAGATCCTGAGGCTGAAAGAGGATACAGATTTAATGGTGAGGATCACGGAGAAATGGCTAGGAGATGAAAAGGATTGCCCCAATGCTAATGGAGCTCTGAGCAAATCTCAGAGGCTCAATCTTGACAGTTTTAAGGGGCTCTTCCTCATTGCCGGAGTGTCATCAACGCTCGCTTTGGCTATATTCTTGTCAAGTTTCTTGTATGAGAATCGGTATCTACTAGAATCTACTGCTTCAACGAAGGAAAAGCTTCTCGGGCTCGCTAGAATTTTTTCGAGGGAGAAGGATGAGTCGTTGTCATCCAAGGAAACGACTCATCCAAGTGAAGTCGGAATTTCTGTAGCAGCAAGTCCAGCCATGAGCATTCCATGTGATCAAGATCAAGGGATGTTTTCACAAGATGAAGGATTCTCAACAGTAGAAATCTTCGTTAAACAACGTCGACAGGAGACATATTCATGA
- the LOC125204022 gene encoding glutamate receptor 2.8-like isoform X1: MQTPQLFWLHMLLFMCLCIDPLSGFNATAAKANVGIILDLDGTVGKICKTCISMAIEDFYSNRDYNTMIEPHFRDSRSDVVTAASAAIDLLKNTQVMAIIGPQRSIQADFVIDIGDKVEVPIISTATSPSVSLKNSSYFIRSAWSSSSQVKPIAAIVKKFGWREVVFVYEDSTYGSGLVPYLTVDLLKSNAVISQQSVISSNATEDQIRQELGKLMKMRTRVFVVHMLPGLASRFFKVAKEAGMMGKGYAWLIVDVLTSLLDSMDPQTMEAMQGVIGVKAYVPKSVELINFEKRWRKRFHMENPEMDRTELNIFGLWSYDSITVLAEAIERAGVTSPQFNRSVDGANLTDLGAIGTSLAGPPLLGWIRNHMARGLSGDFNISNGQLQPSAFRIVNVNGGKEISIGFWSEQCGISRELKPYDHQDDCLTGKENLDPIVWPGKENIVPKGWELAVNGEKFRVGVTAKIGFNEFLKVEKNEETGVVQATGFCIDVFEKVWENIPYSVPVEYVALGTEYRSNDEIMQKLDGKDLDAFVADITVTASRSKYIDFTFPYSESGVGIVVPIKPNERKNAWIFMKPLTTGLWLTIGAFVVYTGFVIWVLEHRVNKAFRGPPNQQVGMIFWFSFSTLVFAQREKVRSNLTRFVVIVWVFVVLVLTSSYTANLTSMLTVDQLQPKINSVNDLIKNGEFVGHQIGSFVSEFLTNNGIVESANLRSYSNVDQFHEALSKGSRNGGVGAIIDELPYIRLLLSKHCDKYTMIGPIYPTSGFGFAFPKGSPLVFDVSHEILRLKEDTDLMVRITEKWLGDEKDCPNANGALSKSQRLNLDSFKGLFLIAGVSSTLALAIFLSSFLYENRYLLESTASTKEKLLGLARIFSREKDESLSSKETTHPSEVGISVAASPAMSIPCDQDQGMFSQDEGFSTVEIFVKQRRQETYS; encoded by the exons ATGCAGACTCCTCAATTGTTTTGGTTGCATATGCTTTTGTTTATGTGCCTTTGCATTGACCCTTTGAGTGGTTTCAATGCAACTGCTGCAAAGGCTAATGTGGGAATCATTCTTGATCTCGACGGAACTGTGGGGAAGATATGCAAGACTTGCATCTCTATGGCAATCGAAGATTTCTACTCCAACCGCGATTACAACACCATGATCGAGCCTCATTTCAGAGACTCGAGGAGTGATGTTGTTACTGCAGCTTCTGCAG CTATAGATTTGTTAAAGAATACTCAAGTGATGGCGATAATCGGGCCACAAAGATCCATTCAAGCAGATTTTGTGATAGATATTGGTGACAAGGTGGAAGTTCCAATAATATCTACAGCAACGAGCCCGTCAGTATCCCTGAAAAACTCATCGTACTTCATCAGATCAGCGTGGTCTTCCTCTTCTCAGGTCAAACCAATTGCAGCAATTGTGAAGAAATTCGGATGGAGGGAGGTTGTTTTTGTGTACGAGGATTCAACCTATGGAAGCGGATTAGTGCCGTATTTGACTGTGGATCTGCTAAAGAGCAATGCTGTGATCTCGCAGCAAAGTGTTATTTCTTCTAATGCCACGGAGGATCAAATCCGACAGGAGCTCGGCAAGCTGATGAAGATGAGGACGAGGGTGTTCGTGGTTCATATGCTGCCAGGCCTTGCATCCCGTTTCTTCAAGGTGGCCAAAGAAGCAGGGATGATGGGCAAGGGGTATGCCTGGCTAATAGTTGACGTGCTAACGAGTCTCTTAGATTCTATGGATCCACAAACTATGGAGGCGATGCAAGGTGTAATAGGTGTGAAGGCTTACGTTCCAAAATCCGTTGAGCTTATTAACTTTGAAAAGAGATGGAGAAAGAGGTTTCATATGGAGAATCCAGAGATGGACAGAACAGAACTCAATATTTTTGGTCTATGGTCTTATGACAGCATCACAGTTTTGGCAGAGGCAATCGAACGAGCTGGTGTGACATCCCCGCAGTTCAATAGATCGGTTGATGGAGCAAATTTGACAGATTTGGGAGCAATAGGAACATCGTTGGCTGGACCACCACTTCTAGGTTGGATCAGAAACCACATGGCCAGAGGACTGAGTGGTGATTTTAACATAAGTAACGGCCAACTGCAGCCATCTGCATTTAGGATAGTTAATGTGAATGGCGGGAAAGAAATCTCAATTGGATTTTGGAGTGAACAATGTGGTATCTCAAGGGAGCTTAAGCCTTATGATCATCAAGATGATTGTTTGACCGGAAAGGAAAATCTTGACCCCATTGTATGGCCCGGGAAAGAAAATATAGTGCCTAAAGGGTGGGAACTTGCTGTGAATGGTGAAAAGTTTAGAGTTGGAGTTACAGCAAAAATTGGTTTCAATGAATTCCTTAAAGTTGAAAAGAATGAAGAAACAGGTGTTGTTCAAGCAACGGGTTTTTGCATTGATGTTTTTGAGAAGGTGTGGGAAAATATTCCGTATAGTGTCCCTGTCGAATATGTTGCATTGGGTACAGAATATAGGAGTAATGATGAAATTATGCAGAAGTTAGACGGAAAG GATCTTGATGCATTCGTGGCAGACATAACGGTCACAGCTAGCAGATCTAAGTACATAGATTTTACGTTCCCTTACTCAGAATCGGGAGTTGGCATTGTTGTTCCTATCAAGCCTAACGAGAGGAAGAATGCTTGGATTTTTATGAAACCTCTAACAACCGGCCTCTGGCTAACCATTGGCGCGTTCGTTGTCTACACTGGATTTGTCATTTGGGTTCTTGAGCATCGCGTAAATAAAGCATTTCGGGGTCCACCTAACCAGCAAGTTGGGATGATATTCTGGTTCTCATTCTCAACGCTTGTTTTTGCTCAAA GGGAGAAAGTAAGGAGCAACTTGACAAGATTTGTGGTGATCGTGTGGGTGTTCGTGGTGCTGGTTTTGACGTCAAGTTACACTGCAAACCTGACATCCATGCTAACAGTAGATCAACTGCAGCCTAAAATCAACAGTGTGAATGATCTGATAAAGAATGGAGAGTTTGTCGGCCACCAAATAGGCTCCTTCGTTAGTGAATTCTTGACAAACAATGGCATTGTTGAATCCGCGAACCTGAGAAGCTACAGCAATGTGGATCAATTCCACGAAGCTCTCTCCAAAGGCAGCAGAAATGGAGGAGTAGGCGCGATTATTGATGAACTCCCTTACATTAGGCTTCTCCTTTCCAAGCACTGCGACAAGTATACCATGATCGGTCCAATCTATCCAACTTCTGGCTTTGGTTTC GCATTTCCAAAGGGTTCGCCACTGGTTTTTGATGTTTCACACGAGATCCTGAGGCTGAAAGAGGATACAGATTTAATGGTGAGGATCACGGAGAAATGGCTAGGAGATGAAAAGGATTGCCCCAATGCTAATGGAGCTCTGAGCAAATCTCAGAGGCTCAATCTTGACAGTTTTAAGGGGCTCTTCCTCATTGCCGGAGTGTCATCAACGCTCGCTTTGGCTATATTCTTGTCAAGTTTCTTGTATGAGAATCGGTATCTACTAGAATCTACTGCTTCAACGAAGGAAAAGCTTCTCGGGCTCGCTAGAATTTTTTCGAGGGAGAAGGATGAGTCGTTGTCATCCAAGGAAACGACTCATCCAAGTGAAGTCGGAATTTCTGTAGCAGCAAGTCCAGCCATGAGCATTCCATGTGATCAAGATCAAGGGATGTTTTCACAAGATGAAGGATTCTCAACAGTAGAAATCTTCGTTAAACAACGTCGACAGGAGACATATTCATGA